In a genomic window of Gossypium arboreum isolate Shixiya-1 chromosome 9, ASM2569848v2, whole genome shotgun sequence:
- the LOC108474045 gene encoding uncharacterized protein LOC108474045 isoform X4 produces MRRCEILKNLLPASIAKHLLQLEDLSISDCGVEEIVSKGKGVEDRPMRFELPKVSSLEVTSLKEVKCFYKGQHTMVWPMLKKLTTDGSGLLMRMGLEDVRMEERKGNGEAVLVVEEWNCCINGNEICRQYCEGLFYFSGNASHCRCFSVSVRLQSYPCFLPRCYVIEIPFNNFLYCWNKS; encoded by the exons ATGAGAAG GTGTGAGATTTTGAAAAATCTACTTCCAGCGTCAATAGCTAAACATCTTTTACAACTTGAAGATTTAAGCATAAGTGATTGTGGGGTGGAGGAGATTGTATCGAAAGGGAAAGGAGTAGAGGATCGACCTATGAGGTTTGAGCTTCCCAAAGTGTCTTCACTTGAGGTTACATCCCTAAAAGAGGTCAAATGTTTCTATAAAGGGCAACATACAATGGTGTGGCCAATGTTGAAAAAATTGACCACAGATGGTTCTGGTTTGCTAATGAGAATGGGTTTAGAAGATGTtagaatggaagaaagaaagggAAATGGGGAGGCAGTTTTGGTGGTGGAAGAG TGGAATTGCTGTATCAATGGTAATGAAATATGTAGACAATATTGTGAAG GTCTATTCTACTTCAGTGGCAATGCTTCTCACTGCCGTTGTTTCAGTGTTTCTGTTCGGCTTCAATCTTACCCTTGCTTTCTTCCTCGGTGCTAC GTGATCGAGATTCCgtttaacaattttctttattgCTGGAACAAGTCTTAA